A stretch of DNA from Kazachstania africana CBS 2517 chromosome 3, complete genome:
taatagtaatagtaatagtaatagtaatagtaatagtaatagtaatactaataataatgataatgatgatgatgatgatgatgatgatgatgatgatgattttgagCATGACTTCGTAATTTTAGATGATAATGACAAGATGCGTATGTATAATTACCAGAAAGAAACTCTGGCCAGCGCCTTTAAAGCTTCGTCCAAGAAGCTATCAAGAGAAGCCGGTAAGCAGATAAGTAATCTTTTCTCTGGCAGTCAAAACTCGAAGAACTTTGCAGAATCTTCGGAAAAAGCAAAGAGACATTTTGCATTCTGCAAATTGCCAAGAGATATTAAGTACCTCAACCAAGCAtccatttttattgatagAGAAGTGGAGAtatcagaagaagaatatgcGGATTTAGTACCAGATACTAATTATTCCGCGCAGACGGTTAATAATGCTGTAAAAATGATGCCATTGAGAGTGGTCTCCGCAGACGGTTATCTCtacaaatatttatttgatcCCGTGGAAGGAGGAGAATGTAAGTTACTGTCACAGTTTTTCCTGATGGATAAATAATGCACGATGCCCATCTGCAAAAATATGGGCAGGAAGTGCCTCGGTACGTAAGATTTATGCATAAATTTCTCGAACATCAAATTTGCAGATCAAGTTTTCCCGAGCTGATCCGGAATGCGCCCATTTCATTAAGTAAAAGTTCCTAAAAGGTAATATGGAAtgcaaaaatttgaagaactttGTTCTTGGCACTATTACATTTCAATCGAGTTTTTTTGGTATATTTTGTGGAATTTAGGtgttatatatacatatatatatatactatcGTCTGGAGgatattaaaaataagagCATATTGATTAACAGGCCGCCGTTGTGTTATCTAGAGGCTACCTCTTCTTTTCTCGACTCCTGAAAATATCTGAAGTTGGTTTACAATATAAATGTTCTCCAATCATACGAAACAGAGTTACAAGCCACTATTGTTCGAGCTTAGAATTCATGGAACTGATAATGATgttattttgataaaggGGTCTTCTGAAGCTGCACCTTCCGTACTACTTTCTGGAACAATTATGCTTTCAATAGCAGAACctattcaaataaaaaatttgtatttgaAACTGCTAGGTAGGATGAAGATCAATTTACCAATAGATGAAGAACTATCGATCAATACAAATGGTAGTAAACAAATTATGTtagataaatatttttatcaatataCATGGGATGACTTCACTATTGAGAATTATTTAAACGGATTATATGACAATTATGATAATAACAATTCTATTAGTGGTAACAAACTAGGAAAGGCTAAATCTACAACCTCTTTAATAACCTTAAAATCTGGTAAATCTCCTAAACGAAAATATCACACCCTTCTCAAAGGCAATTACGAATTTCCATTCAGCGCAATTCTACCAGGAAATATGTTTGAAAGTGTTGAAATCAGTGATAATGCTTCTATCACGTACTATCTAGAAGCTATAATAGAACGAAGTAAGGGAGCATCAGATTTATATTGtagaaaatatatcagATTTTTACGTACTCTTGCTCCTGATTCTGTCGAGCTATCTGAAACTGTAAATGTCACAGACCGCTGGCCCAACAAAGTTGAATACTCCATCTCTACTTCATCTAAAGCAGCTGCATTAGGGTCCACTGTTCCCATTAATATCATGCTTGTGCCTCTTTTGAAGGGGCTGAGTTTACATAAGGTAAGGATAAAGCTACTAGAAACCTTACAATTCGAGTATCAGGGCATGAAGTCTAAGCAGGAAAGAATTATCACAAAGTTAAAATTAGTAGATCCAGAATTGGAACTAACAAGACTAGTTGATGATCAGAAattccaagaaaaatggGAGGTTACGATTCCCTTTGAAATACCATCCAGCTTGTCTGAGGGTACCCCAGATTGTGATATCCCACACCGTATAAGGGTGCAAcacaaaatcaaaatttcaatatatttaagaaatgaagataGACATATCTCTGAGCTGAGAGCTTCACTAAATGTGGTCTTATTCGTATCACCATTTGTGGTATTGAGAGCCAAAAATTTGGACAAACTAACGCCATCGCAGAGATTACTGAGCGGACACACTACATACACAgataataagaagaaaagtcacgatggtgaagaagatgaagtcatttttataaagaCGTCGTCGCAAGTTGGACTGGCCAATGTAATGAATAATTCAGTCTCTTCTGGAGCAGTAACTAGGTTGATGACTCCGCCAGATTATGAAAAACATATTTTTGACCGTATTTGGACCGTAGCTGAAGATGCTGCGGTGATATCTCGTACGCCATCTCCAGCACCATTTTCTGACAAGAATACACCAAATACTAATATTGTGGGAGTGAGAAGCAGAAGGGCGGCAACCTTCAGCAGTGCTTACAAATCAGTCAGTGAAGCAAATTCTGACATTGGAGTTCGCCGTAAACaacttgaaattaaagatttgaaagCTCCTGTAGGCATTTCTAGTTCAAATGGTATAATCAGTACCTCTCCGAGATACCGCAAAACTTCATCTTTCACTAATAAAAACCTTTTAACTGTCCCTGGATTGAATACCATACCGACATATGAGAGTGCAGTTGCTTCTattaatattgatgaagttCTACCACCTATATATTGctttgatgaagacgaGACGCCTGATGATGAGACATTAGAAATACCCCGTTATAATACGCCGACCTCTTTTGGCAGCGAAAATGAATCCATCCAAACTCCTCCATTTGCTTTAAATAGAGCATTCTCTCATAATTCTCTAGCGGTCGCAGAGTTAAGTAAAGAAGATAGCCCTGCTCGCACACATTCGCAACTCAAAATACATCTTACTGATCAGGCGCTAAAGAATATTCGCCCGCACCCATCTGATGCCAGGAGAAAACGAAGTTCATCTAATGTGATGGCTTCTGTTTTCCCTTTTAGAAGGTCACCAAAATAAGTTTGTGGTAAGCCAATCTAATTGACATCAGACTGCCTCAAGGTTGACTACAAAGACCGCCACATTGATTTGATAAGGCCttataa
This window harbors:
- the ROG3 gene encoding Rog3p (similar to Saccharomyces cerevisiae ROG3 (YFR022W) and ROD1 (YOR018W); ancestral locus Anc_1.358), with protein sequence MFSNHTKQSYKPLLFELRIHGTDNDVILIKGSSEAAPSVLLSGTIMLSIAEPIQIKNLYLKLLGRMKINLPIDEELSINTNGSKQIMLDKYFYQYTWDDFTIENYLNGLYDNYDNNNSISGNKLGKAKSTTSLITLKSGKSPKRKYHTLLKGNYEFPFSAILPGNMFESVEISDNASITYYLEAIIERSKGASDLYCRKYIRFLRTLAPDSVELSETVNVTDRWPNKVEYSISTSSKAAALGSTVPINIMLVPLLKGLSLHKVRIKLLETLQFEYQGMKSKQERIITKLKLVDPELELTRLVDDQKFQEKWEVTIPFEIPSSLSEGTPDCDIPHRIRVQHKIKISIYLRNEDRHISELRASLNVVLFVSPFVVLRAKNLDKLTPSQRLLSGHTTYTDNKKKSHDGEEDEVIFIKTSSQVGLANVMNNSVSSGAVTRLMTPPDYEKHIFDRIWTVAEDAAVISRTPSPAPFSDKNTPNTNIVGVRSRRAATFSSAYKSVSEANSDIGVRRKQLEIKDLKAPVGISSSNGIISTSPRYRKTSSFTNKNLLTVPGLNTIPTYESAVASINIDEVLPPIYCFDEDETPDDETLEIPRYNTPTSFGSENESIQTPPFALNRAFSHNSLAVAELSKEDSPARTHSQLKIHLTDQALKNIRPHPSDARRKRSSSNVMASVFPFRRSPK